The sequence TCCGAGATAAGAACTTCAACGCGGTGGGCTCCGTGCTCAGCAAGAAAGCCAAGGTGATCTCTGCAGCTTTTGAGGTGAGATGGTTGATTGTCATCCTGCTTCCCTAGGTCACGGGCCTGACCGCCCACCCACAAGGAGCGTCAGAGCTCCAAAAAGATGCAGCCACAAAGCAGGGCTTCAGTGTACTTGTGCCTTTCTCATCCTAAGAAACAGCAAATTCAGCTACTAGAGAACACAAGGGTTTCTTTTTAAACTATTCCCCAGAGCCATGAGGAAAAgtgttgtttttctccttcttctgcgTGGTGGCAGGGGGCAGTGTTTGCAGTTTACAAGCTTCCACCATAAACATttgtttactttcttcttttaaattttttcctgccTCACTTAAAAGGAAGCCAGCTGTTCTATAAATAAAAGATCCTCTATAATAGAACTTGCAGTTTGGGGGGAAATCTCCAAGTTTAGCCACCATACCAGTGGCAGGGGAGCCCTGCAGACGTGGTTGGTGATAATGACAGTGAAATCCCCACAGCCCAGAGGTTTTCAGTGGGTGGCTTCATTATCGCCTTCCTGCTGCTGCTTGCCCGGTCACAGGTTTATTCCTGATTAAGCTGGTTTTTGAAACATGGGAATTCAGTAAGTTGATTAACTCTGAATATTTAGACTTTGGAGACATAAATTGGGAGAATTTTTGAAAACTAATTTTTCACTGAGTATGTATTTCCAGATTTCATCTTTCTTAGGAGTTATATTCACTAATTGGTTTTCATATTTCTGAAGTTGCTTTTGGTTTAAATGATTAAAttttgcaaaaaaatattttctcggggccagtctggtggtgtaGCTGTTAgcttcgcgtgctctgcttcgaaGGCCCGAGGCTcagaggttcagatcctgggcgtggacctatgccccacttatcaggccatactgtggcaggcatcccatatatacagtagaggaagatgggcctggatgttggcccagggccagtcttccttagcaaaaagaggaggattagcaacagatgttaactcacagCTAATGTTGCTCCCcccaccaacaacaacaaaaaaaatatatatatatattttctcatccCTAAGCGAGGTTCACTTTGTGGACAATATTCAAGATTGAAGTTCAGCAGTAAGAAGGGATTTTTTTGGGCccaccccgtggcatagcagttaagtgcgcgcactccattGCTGACatcttgggtttggatcccgggcacgcaccagtgcaccgcttgtcaggccatgctgtgtcggtgtcccacataaagtggaggaagatcggcatgaatgttagctcagggccagtcttcctcagcaaaaagaggaggattagcatggatgttagctcagggctgatcttcctcacaaaaaaaaaaaagagagaatggattTTTTTCTGTCATAGAGGAAACTTTTTACTGGTTATGTTCCCCTCTTAACatgacatattttcattttttactcaGAGATTTTTGTGGTTTACCTAATACCGCTCCCCACAAATACTCAGATTCCCACAAAATGCTGATCTCAATATGAGTTGGTGCATAGGAAGAGAAAACCTTAGGCATTTGCTCTCTAGAGAAGTCCTAATGCAGTAAACAGGACCATGAACTctgtcttttctgtttttctatgtAATGTTGGAGATGAGTTTCGCCTAGTTTATTTGtattccattctttcttttgcGTTAATATAAATTAAACGTCTCCTGAACAATACAAAGAACAgagtacttaaaaatatcttccctGTTCAATGGTTCTGCTGTTTTCCCCATTTCAGGAAAGGCACAACGCTAAGACAGTTGGGGAGATCAAGCAGTTTGTTTCCCAGTTGCCCCACATGCAGGCAGCAAGAGGCTCACTTGCAAACCACACCTCGATCGCAGAGTTAATCAAAGATGTTACTAGTGAGTATCCTTTGGAGTGACTGTTTTTTTCTGGGGCTGACCTGTAAACACTGTCTTGACACCATGGTCATTGGCACCACAATGCTCCCTTGGGAAAGTcagctctattttaatattgTATATTATCCTCAATATTAATTAAGTGTATGCATGTTCatagttaaaaatgttttatttgtggttaactcatttttttattattaaaataatgtgatcatatgacaaaatatttggaatatagataagagaaaaatattcttctgTAAGTAGGCCACCATAATACAAAGTGGTTTTTTTAGTCTAGTTTTTTTGTATTGTTAAGGATTATTTAACTAGAGCAACATGatgcttctgttttattttttttttctcttgaaaactttttgcAGAATTGGTATAGAGAGCATATGCTGAgtattttgaaagagcttgaaagaTGTGTATTAAACCTAAGATGAGTTTATTCGCTAAAACACAGACTAAAAGCTGAATAGGAGATTGTTCAGTGCCCTGTTTTATGAAGTATACTTCAAATCTTAAGTAAAACACAGTGTTGGAAAATCAGTCCTTTGTTTTCAGGTTAATAAAAGTGGAAATCAGGTGAAACTGGGTTGAATCTGATGATGAAGGTGAAATGCTCTTGGGACATTACGTTTCATTGATACTGAAGAAAAACTCTTGAGATCTGTCTTTGACTCCTAAGGCCTTATAGCAAAGGGGTACAGTAGTCAGCTGTATCTAGATGTGACTTAGGAGTACAGGGTTGTAGCATTTTCTGGGTTTCATAGAAGATTCTTTTTAGGTGATGATTTGAACTTTTTGCTTGCTTTCTGTTTTGCATGTCTTGTTTCTTAATCATGCTCTCTGTATAAAAGCATTAACATTCATTTAATTTCTGAGTTGCAAATGTGCTAATTACATTTTAGCTTCTGAAGACTTCTTTGATAAATTAACAGTGGAGCAGGAGTTTATGTCTGGAATAGACACTGATAAGGTATGTGAACAATAAAACTGTTCTaacaaataattaataatttatcAAACATAAAATTATAGCTAGAAAAGCAATTGCTTTGTTTACCGTGCCTTgcctaaatatttttaagagctAATGCAAAATGTGAAAATACAGATTTTATCAAGTAACAGATATTTAACATTACTCTATGCAAGGTGTTTTCTGCAGTAGAAGAGATGAGACCCAGCCCCTGCCATCAAAGAGCTTTAAGGGCTGTAATAGATAAGATATTTGCTTTCTGGGAAAGTTAGTCATATAATTCCTTACATATTCACCtctattaataaatttaaaattattcaatttataaaaattcCCATCTTCTAAAAAATCTCCTGTTACTTTATGCTCATGAGTTGCTGCTGTTACTGAAATAGACTAGGTCACACACACCCCAAACACACAGCAGCCTCTCAGGACATTGTCCATGGAGACAGAGGAGTCCAGACAGGCTTGTATTGCCCAAGTGTGTCCTCGCCGGCCTTATGCTCCCAAttactgtgtgtttgtgtggtgaCCACGGTGCGTgtggcaggggctggaggagccacTTGGAGGGGGTTagggaatgtgaagaaagaatgagCCATTCTCCCACACTGCTCCTTTATTTGACTttgaaaataatagtaaatatcaAGTTCTTTGGGTCCCCAAACCAGATGctggtatatgtatatactttGTTTCCAGGTCAACAGTTACATTGAGGACTGTATTGCCCAAAAGCATCCTCTGATCAAGGTGTTGAGACTCGTTTGCCTCCAATCCGTGTGCAATAGTGGACTCAAACAAAAAGTTTTGGATTATTACAAAAGAGAAATTCTCCAGgtcagtatatttttaaattactaatttgCCAAGGgagaaaacatcttttaaaaaaatacttcccAAGGCTGCTGTTTTGGTATATTGTTTCCACTCTCTTATAAATTTTTTAACACCTGGAGGGATCCTCCTTGGTATCTGTCGTTATTTACTGTGTttgcataataataatagctaatgtttactgagcatttacccTGCGCCAGGATCTATTGGAAGAGCTTTATGTGTAGTCATTTGTTTAATCCTCACCCCAGCCCTGTGACTTAaatactattatcatccccattttatggatgaaaaaactgaggcacagagtagttatgtgacttacccaaggtcacccaactagtaagtggcagagccagcactAAAACCCAGGCAGGTGGGGTCTAGtgcccatgctcttaaccagaCAGTATTCCATGGAGGAAGCGAACTTTTTGCAAGTGTCTGATGATTTCTTAGCAGGCTTACTTAAATTAAGCTTGTGTTACTTTATAATAAGGAAAAGctcactattatttttaaaattctccccTGTTTAAAAGCGTCTCTGGCAGTATTTATTTACTGTTATTACCAGTCACAGTTGAGTACGTTATTGTTAAAACTAAATGCTCATTCagggttttcttttttgcctttttaaaaattacccaaaTAACACACGCATTCTCATCATTTAAGATTTACTTAAAGAAGAAGTGTACAGCCCAAAATGTGAATGTCCCTTCACTTGATTTGCACCCTGTTTCCCTCCCTGGATAGGACCAGTGTCAGCAGTTTGGTTTGTGTGCTTCCAGATTCCCTTGTTTGCGTTTATATACAAAGGACATTTATCGACACAGACTGTGGGGCGGGACAGGCTGGATCCAAGGCCCAGCCCTGTTACTcacgagctgtgtgaccttgggcaagttatttaaacttcTCTGTAAAATGTAGATGATGATAATATCTGTTTCATGGGGTTATAATAAAGGTGACCGAGTTAATGTgggtaaagcacttagaacagaacAGTGCCCCCACATAGAAAGTATTATATAAGTGTTGACTGTTATTATTCACTAGATCttttattaacagaaataaaatcttACTATACATAGTATTGTATTATTATGTTATTTTGTCCTTAAGAGTATATCCAGAAGATCTTTCTTATCAGGATGTATAGATCTGTCTCGTTCTTTTTTTTATAGCTAATTATATCCCATATAAAAATATACTCTAATTTATTTGATGCTCACTTAAATTGGGTCCATAAATTCTGactttaaaggaaaaattttaaatcattctttGAAACAATGAGCTGGAGTAACTGTAATGGACAAGCAGTTCTAGGGTGGgcttcctcctctgccctgcCCCGTGCCCGTGGACAGTCACTACCTGGACGTGGGTCACGTGCCCTGGAGCACAAACAGAATTGATGTGTTGGAAGTGCTCTGTTTTGAAAGTCACAGAAACCCTTTTCCTGATCTGACATCATGGCCAAACAACTTCTCTTGCAGACGTACGGCTACGAGCACATATTGACCTTGTACAACCTGGAGAAGGCTGGCCTGCTGAAACCACAGATGGGGGGCAGAAACAACTACCCAACCATCCGGAAAACGTTACGCCTCTGGATGGATGATGTAAATGAACAAGTAAGACACACTCCTCCACTTCAACTCAATTTAGTTACTGGTTAATGGTTTATTGTGACAATAGGTGCTACTTGATCTACACATCCGCTTTGCTTtcaaaaaacaattttctaaTGTTTTTGAAAAAGTAGTGCATTCATGTCTTGCATTCATCAGAATCCTGACAGGAAACAGAGGGTGCTGTCACACAGGGTAGTTTGAGGAGAGTTTCCTAAAGATGTGGGTGTGGGGGTGGGTCATTGAGAGGCAATGCATTGGGGAGCCTTTACCAGCTGAGGCCTAAGGGCAAGGAGAGGGAGCTGTTCCAGAAACCTGTTCCAGAACACAGAGGGAAGAGCTTTATGGAGATGCCATATTTGAGGCCTCTGGCTGAGAGAGGCAGCCAACCTCCAGCAGCGTCACAGAGAGGAAGCCAGAGCAATGAAACCCTGACCTCACACTGCTGCTTACTCTCCAGTTTCCTTCtggtgcctcccattggccaaacccaaacAGGGGGCGTGTTGGGGCATTGGTATGGAGCCTGCAGGTCTGCCTCCTGGGCACAGAGCACGAAGGAGAAGGGCAGAGAGGATCTGGAAAATATCCAGCACATGTGTTAAAACAGTCATCTGGTACAAAATGTGTTCAGTTATGAGATGAGTAAGAGAAACTCAACTagattggagtcaggaaggcctgtagggggagctctcaggtCCTAGCGTACATTGTCAATTACACCAACCAGAAACAGACAGTAAGCTTGCATGTTTGAAAGGAAGGGAAACTGCCTTACCCTTGAAGGAAGATTTCTGTTGCCGCCCTGAACTGTTGCTTTCCCCCAGTGGACTTTCCTTTAAAACAGCCCCTtcctactccccctttttctctataaaagcagctcctctGCTTTGTTTTCCAGATTGGTCTGAGATTCACCATCGCATGCCCATCCCAAATTGCAGTTcccttttggctattcccaaataaactcattttgagggtaaaataagaGGCGAATTTGCTTTCTAAGTTGAGACAGTGAAATGTAAGTTTCCTTCCACATCTAACCCCATTTTCCCCTCAGAGGCAACCACTGTAACCCATTTTTTATCTATCCTTCCAGAAAGAGTCTATGTATTTTCAAGCATTTTTACATAAATGGTGCATATTCTATACCATTGGTCTCCAAAGTAGGATGCACTTTGCTTTACATTTATTGTTTATTCCAatctttctaaatttctttttcttattttcctttttggtttttcATAAGGGACTTTATTAGGCTGCCTCTTACAACAAAAGCTAATGATTAAACAGTCTCCTCTACTAATAGCAAAATCAGATTATTTTTCCCCAGTGGAAATATAGATACTCTTAATTTCTGTGTTGTACAGTGTAAACAATTTATTAGTTCAGCTCTCTTCCCTGTTCTGACCTGCCTGTCCCCACCCCGCCTACCACTTAACACTGTATCTTGAAGATCCCTCTGTGAtctgcttcattttttttaagttctttttaaTTGTTACATAGTGGTTTTGTGGATATAGGTTATCTTATGATTTAACAGATTTCTATTAATAGAAATTCAGGTTGTTTCCGGTCTTTTGCTGGTACATACAGTGGTGCAGTTAATAGGTTTGTGCTTTGGTCTCTTCCTCCCTGGTATACAAGACCCTCTTTAGGATAAATACCTAAAAGTAGAACTGCGGGGTTCAAGATGTTACATACATTGTTACTCAGCTAGAGAGTGCCGAGTTACCCTCTAAGAAGTTTCTTGCCAAACCAAGTTAGAGATGCTTTGAGTGGGTTTTCAGGATTTGAGTTGAAAGTGAACCTCCGGCTGCTAAGCATAGAGCCCACTTAGGGTGGATTGGAGCAAGATGTTGGGGGAAGTTATTTGTGTTTCTCCCTTCAAAGCCAAATCAAATAATTTTGGATTACCCAAAAGGCCACAGTTAGGTCGCTCTGAGTCTCTATAGCtacaggctttttttttctttaattatttaacaGAATCCCACAGACATATCCTACGTGTATAGTGGTTATGCCCCTCTCAGTGTGCGACTGGCCCAGCTGCTTTCCCGGCCTGGCTGGCGCAGTATCGAGGAAGTTCTCCGCATACTTCCAGGGCCCCACTTTGAAGAACGGCAGCCATTGCCCACGGGACTGCAAAAGAAACGTAAGTCTACAGCCAGTTATCTACAGATAATTGTCTACTGTTAGTGTGGTTTTCATGTATTATGCAATTGCTTTGTAAAATACATTTGTAAAGTACTTAGGAGTCAGAGTCCAGTCTACCTCTTTTGTTAGTTGCTAATTATATTGTAAGCACTAGAACTCATTATTCCCTCAGGAGTAGCAGCTTTCAACCTCTGAGTTGAAGATCTCAGTAGTTAGAAAAAACATTGAGATCAAAATCATGTTCCTGAGTTTCAAATGAACTGTCCTGTACCAAGACACAATTGACTTTTTTCTTATGAATGatgccattttttaaaaggtgGGAAGAGAAGCATCAGTAATAAATAATTCTTAATTCTGACATGTTTGAATTTTAGGTCAACCAGGAGAAAACCGAGTCACTCTGATATTTTTCCTCGGGGGTGTAACTTTTGCTGAAATTGCTGCCCTGCGATTTCTCTCCCAGTTGGAAGATGGAGGTACAGAATATGTAATTGCCACCACTAAACTCATGAACGGGGCCAGCTGGATAGAGTCTCTCATGGAAAAACCTTTCTAGGGCATTCCAAGTAGACTTAACAAGTGAACTGCAGGATAAACTGCCCCTTTGAAGAAGTTGCTGGAAGGAAGTGCAACCCCATAGAGGAATAACAAGAATACAGAACTTACTTTGGGGTCAGCTTCTTAAATTATACTACttccttttctgcttctcttttgtgTTCCTAATTTCTTGAACAAGAAGAATAGAAGAGAATCAACCTGGTTAGAAGAAACACCAGTTTTTCATCTTCTAAGCTCAGGATCTTCATTAGAGATCTCTGGAAGCATATTAAGGATCATGGGGCTGGATAATCTATATAGCTGCACAGATGGGACCAGTTCTTAATAAGAAGGCAAGGACTGAGgaggtaaaaatg is a genomic window of Diceros bicornis minor isolate mBicDic1 chromosome 35, mDicBic1.mat.cur, whole genome shotgun sequence containing:
- the VPS33A gene encoding vacuolar protein sorting-associated protein 33A isoform X1 translates to MAAHLSYGRVNLNVLREAVRRELREFLDKCAGSKAIVWDEYLTGPFGLIAQYSLLKEHEVEKMFTLKGSRLPAADVKNIIFLVRPRLELMDIIAENVLSEDRRGPARDFHILFVPRRSLLCEQRLKDLGVLGSFIHREEYSLDLIPFDGDLLSMESEGAFKECYLESDQTSLYHAAKGLMTLQALYGTIPQIYGKGECARQVANMMIRMKREFTGSQNSIFPVFDNLLLLDRNVDLLTPLATQLTYEGLIDEIYGIQNSYVKLPPEKFAPKKQGDGGKDLPTEAKKLQLNSAEELYAEIRDKNFNAVGSVLSKKAKVISAAFEERHNAKTVGEIKQFVSQLPHMQAARGSLANHTSIAELIKDVTTSEDFFDKLTVEQEFMSGIDTDKVNSYIEDCIAQKHPLIKVLRLVCLQSVCNSGLKQKVLDYYKREILQTYGYEHILTLYNLEKAGLLKPQMGGRNNYPTIRKTLRLWMDDVNEQNPTDISYVYSGYAPLSVRLAQLLSRPGWRSIEEVLRILPGPHFEERQPLPTGLQKKRQPGENRVTLIFFLGGVTFAEIAALRFLSQLEDGGTEYVIATTKLMNGASWIESLMEKPF
- the VPS33A gene encoding vacuolar protein sorting-associated protein 33A isoform X2 gives rise to the protein MRRGEGPAGGACVVQPGVGMASRLFCGSKAIVWDEYLTGPFGLIAQYSLLKEHEVEKMFTLKGSRLPAADVKNIIFLVRPRLELMDIIAENVLSEDRRGPARDFHILFVPRRSLLCEQRLKDLGVLGSFIHREEYSLDLIPFDGDLLSMESEGAFKECYLESDQTSLYHAAKGLMTLQALYGTIPQIYGKGECARQVANMMIRMKREFTGSQNSIFPVFDNLLLLDRNVDLLTPLATQLTYEGLIDEIYGIQNSYVKLPPEKFAPKKQGDGGKDLPTEAKKLQLNSAEELYAEIRDKNFNAVGSVLSKKAKVISAAFEERHNAKTVGEIKQFVSQLPHMQAARGSLANHTSIAELIKDVTTSEDFFDKLTVEQEFMSGIDTDKVNSYIEDCIAQKHPLIKVLRLVCLQSVCNSGLKQKVLDYYKREILQTYGYEHILTLYNLEKAGLLKPQMGGRNNYPTIRKTLRLWMDDVNEQNPTDISYVYSGYAPLSVRLAQLLSRPGWRSIEEVLRILPGPHFEERQPLPTGLQKKRQPGENRVTLIFFLGGVTFAEIAALRFLSQLEDGGTEYVIATTKLMNGASWIESLMEKPF